The Mesorhizobium sp. B1-1-8 genome contains a region encoding:
- the mmsB gene encoding 3-hydroxyisobutyrate dehydrogenase, with protein sequence MATIAFIGLGNMGNPMAANLVKAGHAVLGFDLVPENLAIAKEHGVTVMANAVAAVKDADMVITMLPAGRHVLSVYEDIAPKAKKGALLIDSSTIDVESARKAHSIAARHGLPSIDAPVSGGTGGATAGTLTFMAGGSDQAFAAAEPILQPMAGRIVHCGGDGAGQAAKICNNMILGISMIGVAEAFVLAEKLGLSHQALFDVASTSSGQCWSLTTYCPVPGPVPASPANRDYKPGFAAALMLKDLKLSQEAAQGAGAVTPLGAEATQLYALFNAQGNAGADFSGIINFLRGDKT encoded by the coding sequence ATGGCAACTATCGCCTTCATCGGTCTCGGCAACATGGGGAACCCGATGGCCGCCAATCTGGTCAAGGCTGGCCATGCAGTGCTGGGCTTCGATCTCGTGCCTGAGAACCTTGCGATCGCGAAAGAGCACGGCGTGACGGTGATGGCCAACGCCGTCGCCGCGGTGAAAGATGCCGACATGGTTATCACCATGCTTCCCGCCGGCAGACATGTGTTGTCAGTCTACGAGGACATCGCGCCCAAGGCGAAGAAAGGCGCTTTGCTAATCGATTCCTCGACCATCGATGTCGAATCGGCGCGTAAGGCCCATTCCATTGCCGCCAGACACGGCCTGCCGTCGATCGACGCGCCGGTGTCCGGCGGCACCGGCGGCGCCACCGCAGGCACGCTGACCTTCATGGCGGGCGGCTCGGATCAGGCCTTCGCCGCCGCCGAGCCGATCCTGCAGCCGATGGCCGGCCGCATCGTCCATTGCGGTGGCGATGGCGCCGGCCAAGCCGCCAAGATCTGCAACAACATGATTCTCGGCATTTCGATGATCGGCGTCGCCGAAGCCTTCGTGCTCGCCGAAAAACTCGGCCTCTCGCACCAGGCGCTGTTCGACGTCGCCTCCACCTCCTCCGGCCAGTGCTGGTCGCTGACCACCTATTGCCCGGTGCCCGGCCCGGTGCCGGCGTCGCCCGCCAACCGCGACTACAAGCCGGGCTTTGCCGCGGCCCTCATGCTGAAAGACCTGAAACTGTCGCAGGAAGCCGCCCAGGGCGCCGGCGCGGTGACGCCGCTCGGCGCCGAGGCGACGCAGCTTTACGCGCTGTTCAACGCGCAAGGCAATGCCGGGGCCGATTTTTCCGGCATCATAAATTTCCTGCGCGGTGACAAAACGTAA
- a CDS encoding TerB family tellurite resistance protein — MAMALLDQIRSIFDGDPGVRKVADDPVLSAELLMLFRMILADGSVAESEMIAFRRICKDAFGIPETSIDSVIEYLNDYGYETNGSQAIALFHDLDVERRKLLARHMAEIAKADAKLAESEVKLLRRTLDLLDISPVDLVKPEG; from the coding sequence ATGGCGATGGCGCTGCTCGACCAGATACGATCGATCTTCGACGGCGACCCCGGCGTGCGCAAGGTGGCGGACGATCCGGTGCTGTCGGCCGAACTCCTGATGCTGTTCCGGATGATCCTGGCCGACGGCTCGGTCGCGGAGAGCGAGATGATCGCCTTCCGGCGCATCTGCAAGGATGCGTTCGGCATCCCCGAAACCTCGATCGACAGCGTCATCGAATATCTCAACGACTACGGCTACGAGACCAACGGCTCGCAGGCAATCGCGTTGTTTCACGATCTTGACGTGGAGCGGCGCAAGCTGCTCGCCCGCCATATGGCGGAGATCGCCAAGGCCGATGCCAAACTCGCCGAAAGCGAGGTCAAGTTGCTGCGCCGCACGCTGGATCTGCTCGACATCAGTCCCGTCGACCTGGTGAAGCCGGAGGGCTGA
- a CDS encoding NUDIX domain-containing protein — translation MAFADSYLGRLRALIGNRLVLMPGARIVIERADGCILLQKRTDFGVWGLPGGNAEEGEGLEAVVIREVVEETGLIVSDIEPFGFGCDPQYETIQFPNGDRTQFFALVFYTRSFEGEPAVTDDESTAVGWFTPDGLPEMLPNMARSIEAYLRFKASGKFQMI, via the coding sequence ATGGCCTTTGCCGACAGCTATCTTGGGCGATTGCGGGCGTTGATCGGGAACCGTTTGGTGCTGATGCCAGGCGCGCGCATCGTCATCGAGCGCGCCGACGGCTGCATCCTGCTGCAGAAGCGAACTGATTTCGGCGTGTGGGGCCTGCCTGGCGGCAATGCCGAGGAAGGCGAAGGCTTGGAAGCGGTGGTGATCAGGGAGGTTGTCGAGGAAACCGGGTTGATCGTCAGCGATATCGAACCGTTCGGGTTCGGCTGCGACCCACAATATGAAACCATCCAGTTTCCGAATGGCGATCGCACACAGTTTTTCGCGCTGGTGTTTTACACGCGCTCCTTCGAAGGCGAGCCGGCCGTCACAGATGATGAAAGCACTGCGGTCGGCTGGTTTACGCCCGACGGCTTGCCCGAAATGCTGCCCAACATGGCGCGCAGCATAGAGGCCTATCTGCGGTTCAAGGCCTCCGGAAAATTCCAGATGATCTGA
- a CDS encoding isobutyryl-CoA dehydrogenase, which translates to MDAAVDAGTGQFELTEEQRAIKEMAGAFAADRVAPNALDWDRAKHFPADVIRETGPLGLGGIYVRDDVGGSALGRLDAVLIFEALAHADPAFSSFISIHNMAASMIDRFGSDEQRWRFLPKLTSMEWLASYCLTEPGSGSDAAALKTRAVKSSGDYVLNGAKQFISGAGDSDLYVVMARTGAEGPKGISAFVVPRDAPGLSFGANEHKMGWHMQSTRQVIFEDCKVPAENLLAAEGAGFGIAMAGLDGGRLNIAACSLGGAQSALDKALAYTAERKAFGSKINQFQALQFKLADMETELQAARIFLYAAASKLDRKAPDAGKWSAMAKRFVTDIGFDVANDALQLHGGYGYLHDYGIEKLVRDLRVHQILEGTNEIMRVIIARALIGR; encoded by the coding sequence ATGGACGCGGCGGTCGATGCCGGCACCGGCCAGTTCGAACTCACCGAGGAGCAGCGCGCCATAAAGGAGATGGCCGGGGCCTTCGCTGCAGACCGCGTCGCGCCGAACGCGCTCGACTGGGATCGCGCAAAGCACTTTCCCGCCGATGTGATCCGCGAAACCGGGCCGCTCGGCCTCGGCGGCATTTATGTGCGCGACGATGTCGGCGGCTCGGCGCTCGGCCGTCTCGACGCCGTGCTGATCTTCGAGGCGCTCGCCCATGCCGACCCCGCCTTTTCCTCCTTCATCTCCATCCACAATATGGCGGCCTCGATGATCGACCGCTTCGGCTCAGACGAGCAGCGCTGGCGCTTCTTGCCGAAACTGACGTCGATGGAGTGGCTGGCGAGCTATTGCCTGACAGAGCCCGGCTCCGGCTCGGATGCCGCGGCCCTCAAGACGCGCGCGGTGAAGAGCAGCGGCGATTATGTGCTCAACGGCGCCAAGCAGTTCATCTCCGGCGCCGGCGACAGCGATCTCTATGTCGTCATGGCGCGCACCGGCGCCGAGGGCCCGAAAGGCATTTCGGCCTTTGTCGTGCCGAGGGACGCGCCCGGCCTCTCCTTCGGCGCCAATGAGCACAAGATGGGCTGGCACATGCAGTCGACCCGCCAGGTCATCTTCGAAGACTGCAAGGTGCCGGCCGAAAACCTGCTGGCTGCGGAAGGCGCCGGTTTCGGCATCGCCATGGCTGGTCTCGATGGCGGACGGCTCAACATCGCCGCCTGTTCGCTCGGCGGCGCGCAGTCGGCGCTGGACAAGGCGCTCGCCTATACGGCCGAGCGCAAGGCCTTCGGCTCGAAGATCAACCAGTTCCAGGCGCTGCAGTTCAAGCTGGCCGACATGGAGACGGAGCTGCAGGCGGCCCGCATCTTCCTTTACGCCGCCGCCTCGAAGCTCGACCGCAAGGCGCCGGACGCCGGCAAATGGTCGGCGATGGCCAAGCGCTTCGTCACCGATATAGGCTTCGACGTCGCCAACGACGCGCTGCAACTGCATGGCGGCTACGGCTATCTGCACGACTACGGCATCGAGAAGCTGGTGCGGGACCTGCGCGTTCACCAGATCCTTGAAGGCACCAATGAGATCATGCGCGTCATCATCGCACGGGCCCTGATCGGACGCTGA
- a CDS encoding prolyl oligopeptidase family serine peptidase has translation MTSLMTKGQPEQAADDPFLWLEERNSKEALDWVHRQNELTVAELQGDPCYQPAFDTSLDLMTAEDNMPVGSALAGHVYNFWQDKTNALGLWRRTSVASYKTDKPEWEPIIDFDTLSAKEGVKWVFGGASRLYPDFNRCLLSMSPDGGDASEMREFDITTKSFVEDGFRAPASKSGFSWLDKDTVIVSAAFEEADKTQSGYPRVIKLWRRGTKLEDATPVFEAEKQHLAVGGGVEFDGDKRHVLLGKTIDFFTSHSFLRLTSGENRRIPLPDDATDTAIFKGQLVFGVRSPWTAPDGMHCLPDGLYSVDFDRWIETGSFEPVEIVLKPAHRVSIAGLARTQDRLFINLMDNVRGKVVACDRTADRWSLKPVALPDNGNVGISHAEHFGASVSFSFTDFLTPSSIIWSDDNGETLKTVKSQPARFDASPYISEQFEARSKDGTMIPYFVVRRRDLNGPVPTLLYGYGGFEVPLLPGYAGIRGRLWLDKGNAYVQANIRGGGEFGPAWHQAALKGKRQNAFDDFAAVAEDAGRRGITTAAQLGIQGGSNGGLLTGVSLTQRPELFGAVIIDVPLLDMLRYTELPPGASWIAEYGDPSKPEDAAWLAAYSPYQHVAANVAYPPVLLMTSTADDRVHPGHARKMAARLQEAGHANTLFFEETEGGHGGRGDRRPQAAQTAMRYVFLQRALGGLA, from the coding sequence ATGACCAGCTTGATGACCAAAGGCCAGCCTGAACAGGCGGCCGACGATCCCTTCCTCTGGCTGGAAGAGCGCAACAGCAAGGAAGCGCTCGACTGGGTCCATCGCCAGAACGAGCTGACGGTTGCCGAATTGCAGGGCGATCCTTGCTATCAGCCCGCCTTCGACACCTCGCTCGACCTGATGACGGCCGAGGACAATATGCCGGTCGGGTCGGCCCTTGCAGGCCACGTCTATAATTTCTGGCAAGACAAGACCAATGCGCTCGGTCTGTGGCGCCGCACGAGCGTCGCTTCCTACAAGACCGACAAGCCTGAGTGGGAGCCGATCATCGATTTCGATACGCTCTCCGCCAAGGAAGGGGTGAAATGGGTGTTCGGCGGCGCCAGCCGGCTCTATCCCGATTTTAACCGCTGTCTGCTCTCCATGTCGCCGGACGGCGGCGACGCCAGCGAGATGCGCGAGTTCGACATCACAACCAAATCCTTCGTCGAGGACGGCTTTCGCGCGCCGGCTTCGAAGTCGGGCTTTTCCTGGCTGGACAAGGACACGGTGATCGTGTCGGCGGCGTTTGAGGAGGCCGACAAGACGCAGTCCGGCTATCCGCGGGTCATCAAGCTCTGGCGGCGCGGCACCAAGCTGGAGGATGCAACACCGGTTTTCGAAGCCGAGAAGCAGCATCTTGCGGTCGGCGGCGGTGTCGAGTTCGATGGCGACAAACGGCATGTGCTGTTGGGCAAGACCATCGACTTCTTCACCTCGCACAGTTTTCTGCGGCTGACTTCCGGCGAGAACAGGCGCATTCCGCTGCCGGATGACGCCACCGATACGGCAATCTTCAAGGGACAGCTTGTCTTCGGCGTGCGCAGCCCCTGGACAGCGCCGGACGGCATGCACTGCCTGCCCGACGGGCTCTATTCGGTCGATTTCGACCGCTGGATCGAGACCGGCAGCTTTGAGCCGGTCGAAATCGTGCTGAAGCCGGCGCATCGCGTTTCCATCGCCGGGCTCGCCAGGACACAGGACCGGCTGTTCATCAATCTGATGGACAATGTGCGCGGCAAGGTCGTCGCCTGCGACCGCACCGCCGATCGCTGGTCGCTGAAGCCGGTCGCGCTGCCGGACAACGGCAATGTCGGCATCAGCCATGCCGAGCATTTCGGCGCCAGCGTCTCCTTCTCCTTCACCGATTTTCTGACGCCCAGCTCGATCATCTGGTCGGACGACAATGGCGAGACTTTGAAGACCGTGAAATCGCAGCCGGCCCGCTTCGACGCCTCGCCCTACATTTCGGAACAGTTCGAGGCGCGATCGAAGGACGGCACGATGATCCCGTATTTCGTCGTCAGGCGGCGCGACCTGAACGGGCCGGTGCCGACGCTGCTCTACGGTTATGGCGGCTTCGAAGTGCCGCTCTTGCCGGGCTATGCCGGCATTCGCGGCAGGCTGTGGCTGGACAAGGGCAATGCCTATGTGCAGGCCAATATCCGCGGCGGCGGCGAGTTCGGGCCGGCCTGGCACCAGGCGGCGCTGAAGGGCAAGCGCCAGAACGCTTTCGACGATTTCGCCGCTGTCGCCGAGGACGCGGGCAGGCGCGGCATCACGACCGCCGCGCAGCTCGGTATCCAGGGTGGCTCGAATGGCGGACTGCTCACAGGCGTGTCGCTGACGCAGCGCCCCGAGCTGTTCGGCGCCGTCATCATCGACGTGCCGCTGCTCGACATGCTGCGCTACACCGAACTGCCGCCCGGTGCCTCGTGGATAGCCGAATATGGCGATCCCTCGAAGCCGGAGGACGCGGCCTGGCTGGCGGCCTATTCGCCCTACCAGCATGTCGCGGCCAACGTCGCCTATCCGCCGGTGCTGCTGATGACTTCGACCGCCGACGACCGCGTCCATCCCGGCCATGCGCGCAAGATGGCGGCGCGGCTGCAGGAGGCCGGCCATGCCAATACGCTGTTCTTCGAGGAGACTGAAGGCGGACATGGCGGGCGCGGCGACCGCCGGCCGCAGGCCGCGCAAACGGCCATGCGCTATGTCTTTCTGCAGCGGGCGCTTGGCGGATTAGCTTGA
- a CDS encoding cobyric acid synthase, protein MAKAIMLQGTGSDVGKTVLVAGLCRAARRRGLKVRPFKPQNMSNNAAVADLPGDNRAGGGEIGRAQWLQAMACGVAPTVHMNPVLLKPQSDIGSQVVVQGKVFGEARARDYQAMKGRLMDAVLDSWAKVGEGADLVIVEGAGSAAEINLRSRDIANMGFATHADVPVILVGDIDRGGVIASVAGTHLILPEGDRRMIAGYLINKFRGDVSLFDDGIKAIEKFTGWRCFGVVPWLKAAVRLPSEDSVVLERLASGEKRALKVAVPTLARIANFDDLDPLKAEPQVEVVFVPPGKKLPEDAGLVVIPGSKSTIGDLIKFRENGWDRDLIAHRKRGGYVVGICGGYQMLGRMVRDPDGIEGSVTEAEGLGLLDIETMMEPEKTVRNSSARSVPFGLPLEGYEIHLGRTTGPDTARPSAIINGVEDGAISADGKVIGTYLHGLFSADAFRAAYLESLGVRNGGIDYRAEVGRALDEVAAELERHLDCDAIFGLAR, encoded by the coding sequence ATGGCCAAAGCGATCATGCTGCAGGGCACCGGCTCCGATGTCGGCAAGACCGTGCTGGTGGCGGGGCTTTGCCGCGCGGCAAGGAGGCGCGGGCTGAAGGTCCGGCCGTTCAAGCCGCAGAACATGTCGAACAATGCCGCCGTCGCCGACTTGCCGGGCGACAACAGAGCCGGAGGCGGCGAGATCGGCCGTGCGCAATGGCTGCAGGCGATGGCCTGCGGCGTCGCGCCGACCGTGCATATGAACCCGGTGCTGCTCAAGCCGCAGAGCGATATCGGCTCGCAGGTCGTGGTGCAGGGCAAGGTGTTCGGCGAGGCACGGGCGCGCGACTACCAGGCGATGAAGGGCCGGCTGATGGACGCCGTGCTGGACTCCTGGGCCAAGGTCGGTGAGGGCGCCGATCTCGTCATCGTCGAAGGCGCCGGCTCTGCGGCCGAGATCAACCTCAGGAGCCGCGACATCGCCAATATGGGTTTTGCCACGCACGCCGACGTGCCGGTGATCCTCGTGGGAGACATCGACCGAGGCGGCGTGATTGCGTCCGTGGCCGGCACGCATCTGATCCTGCCGGAGGGGGACCGGCGCATGATCGCCGGCTACCTCATCAACAAGTTCCGGGGCGATGTTTCGCTGTTCGACGACGGGATCAAAGCGATCGAAAAATTCACCGGCTGGCGCTGCTTCGGCGTCGTGCCGTGGCTGAAAGCGGCGGTAAGATTGCCGTCGGAGGACTCGGTCGTGCTCGAACGGCTGGCCTCGGGCGAGAAGCGGGCGCTGAAGGTGGCAGTACCGACGCTGGCGCGCATTGCCAATTTCGACGATCTCGATCCGCTCAAGGCCGAGCCGCAGGTCGAGGTGGTTTTCGTGCCGCCGGGCAAGAAGCTGCCGGAAGATGCCGGGCTGGTTGTCATTCCCGGCTCTAAATCGACCATCGGCGATCTCATAAAATTCCGTGAGAATGGCTGGGATCGCGATCTCATCGCCCACCGCAAGCGCGGCGGCTATGTGGTGGGCATCTGCGGCGGCTACCAGATGCTCGGCCGGATGGTGCGCGACCCCGACGGCATCGAAGGCAGCGTGACCGAGGCGGAAGGCCTTGGCCTGCTCGACATCGAAACGATGATGGAGCCGGAAAAGACGGTGCGCAATTCAAGCGCCCGGTCGGTGCCGTTCGGGCTGCCGCTCGAAGGCTACGAGATCCATCTCGGCCGCACCACCGGACCGGACACCGCCCGGCCGTCAGCGATCATCAACGGCGTCGAGGACGGCGCGATCTCCGCCGACGGCAAGGTGATCGGCACCTATCTGCACGGCCTGTTTTCCGCAGATGCCTTTCGCGCTGCATATTTGGAAAGCCTCGGCGTCAGAAATGGTGGCATCGACTATCGCGCCGAAGTCGGGCGGGCACTGGACGAGGTCGCGGCCGAGTTGGAGAGGCATCTCGACTGCGACGCGATCTTTGGGTTGGCGCGGTAG
- a CDS encoding dipeptide ABC transporter ATP-binding protein — protein MSLLEIEALSLSIGSTPILKGVELAIAPGEVVGLVGGSGSGKSMTALTIMRLLPHLARPNGKITFDGINILAASEDQMCALRGDDIGMVFQEPMTALNPVKTIGEQVAEGIRWHTKASRAEAEERARKMLDRVGLPEAKFPLSRHPHELSGGQRQRVVIAIACALKPKLLIADEPTTALDVVLQAQILDLLRDLVAENRMGLLLISHDLAVVTEIADRLTILRRGEVMEAGDTARTLSEQSHPYTRELALASTHVPARPKTHLAGSAKPLLEVESVSRDYPGRRKSLFRPAEPIRAVDDVSLTIEPAQSVALVGRSGCGKSTLARMILALDKPTAGTIRFRDETITGKTEAELKPARRDMQVVFQDPYGSFDPRQKVEKLVAEPLHLLEKQPARAERREMVAHALHEVGLDRRDMDKYPHEFSGGQRQRLSIARAIITRPKLVVADEPVSALDVSIRAQILDLFAELNQKLGIAYLFITHDLTVARAISDEVLVMHEGKIVERGKTGAVLDHPRSEAAQALVAAAPDLHRAIARRLQEQG, from the coding sequence ATGAGCCTGCTCGAGATCGAGGCTCTGTCGCTCTCGATCGGCAGCACGCCGATCCTTAAGGGAGTCGAGCTCGCAATCGCGCCCGGCGAGGTGGTCGGCCTGGTTGGCGGATCGGGCTCGGGCAAGTCGATGACGGCGCTGACAATCATGCGGCTCCTGCCGCACCTCGCACGCCCCAACGGAAAAATTACCTTCGACGGCATCAATATCCTTGCCGCAAGCGAGGACCAGATGTGCGCGCTGCGCGGCGACGACATCGGCATGGTTTTCCAGGAGCCGATGACGGCGCTCAACCCGGTCAAGACGATCGGCGAGCAGGTGGCCGAAGGCATTCGCTGGCACACCAAGGCAAGTCGCGCCGAGGCCGAGGAGCGGGCGCGAAAAATGCTGGACCGGGTCGGGTTGCCGGAGGCAAAATTCCCGCTGTCGCGCCACCCGCACGAACTGTCCGGCGGCCAGCGCCAGCGCGTCGTCATTGCCATCGCTTGCGCGCTGAAACCGAAGCTGCTCATTGCCGACGAGCCGACAACGGCGCTCGACGTGGTGCTGCAGGCGCAGATCCTCGATCTCTTGCGCGATCTCGTCGCCGAAAACCGCATGGGCCTATTGCTCATCTCGCACGACCTCGCGGTGGTGACCGAGATAGCCGATCGCCTGACCATCCTGCGCCGTGGCGAGGTGATGGAAGCCGGCGACACCGCGCGCACGCTGTCGGAGCAGTCGCATCCCTATACGCGTGAGCTGGCCCTGGCTTCCACGCATGTGCCGGCACGGCCTAAGACGCACCTTGCCGGTTCGGCAAAGCCCTTGCTCGAGGTAGAGAGCGTCAGCCGGGATTATCCGGGTCGGCGCAAATCGTTGTTCAGGCCGGCAGAGCCGATCCGCGCCGTCGACGATGTCTCGCTGACCATTGAACCGGCCCAATCGGTGGCCCTCGTCGGCCGTTCTGGCTGCGGCAAGTCCACCCTTGCCCGCATGATCCTGGCGCTGGACAAGCCGACGGCCGGCACGATCCGCTTTCGCGATGAAACCATCACCGGCAAGACAGAGGCCGAGCTGAAGCCCGCGCGCCGTGACATGCAGGTGGTGTTCCAGGACCCTTACGGCTCCTTCGATCCGCGCCAGAAAGTCGAAAAGCTGGTTGCTGAGCCGCTGCACCTTCTGGAAAAGCAGCCGGCGAGAGCCGAGCGGCGCGAGATGGTCGCGCATGCGCTGCACGAGGTCGGCCTCGACCGGCGCGACATGGATAAATATCCGCATGAATTCTCGGGCGGCCAGCGCCAGCGTCTGTCGATCGCCCGCGCCATCATCACGCGGCCGAAGCTGGTCGTCGCCGACGAGCCGGTCTCGGCGCTCGACGTGTCGATACGCGCCCAGATCCTCGACCTCTTCGCCGAGCTCAACCAGAAGCTCGGCATCGCCTACCTGTTCATCACCCACGATTTGACGGTCGCCCGCGCCATCTCGGACGAGGTGCTGGTCATGCATGAAGGCAAGATCGTCGAGCGCGGCAAGACCGGCGCTGTGCTCGACCATCCGCGTTCGGAAGCAGCACAGGCGCTTGTTGCCGCTGCCCCTGACCTGCATCGGGCCATCGCTCGGCGGTTGCAGGAACAAGGTTAA
- a CDS encoding capsid protein, with translation MVRISTSGAFGVAVTPSPRTLRAELLRLCARIGYSPPILL, from the coding sequence ATGGTCCGCATCAGCACATCAGGCGCCTTCGGGGTCGCGGTGACGCCGTCACCGCGCACGCTGCGTGCCGAGCTTTTGCGCCTGTGCGCCCGCATCGGCTATTCGCCGCCCATCCTCCTCTGA
- a CDS encoding aspartate aminotransferase family protein → MTYQNYSLKQLQQIDAAHHLHPFTDHKELREAGSRIITRADGPFIYDSEGAEILDGMAGLWCVNVGYGRDELADAASAQMKELPYYNSFFKCSTPTPVLLSKKLSELAPKHVGQVFYGSSGSEANDTALRLVRHYWALEGKPEKNRIISRKMGYHGSTIAGTSLGGMEPMHKQLGGAVPNIVHVMMPYAYELALPGESDHDFGIRAAKAVEDAILEAGADKVAAFIGEPVMGAGGVKIPPMSYWPEVQRICRKYDVLLMLDEVITGYGRTGEWFAAQTFGVEPDTITTAKALTSGYQPLSALLVGDRIASTLVGKGGEFYHGYTYSGHPVACAVALKNLEIIEREGLVERVRNDTGPYFAQALQEHIAGHRLVGEVRSIGLMGAIEIVKDKATKERYLPSGSAAVIVRDHAIAQGMMLRATGDTMILSPPLIWTRDTIDMACERIARALDLAEADLRKR, encoded by the coding sequence ATGACCTACCAGAACTATTCGCTGAAGCAGCTTCAGCAGATCGACGCCGCGCATCACCTTCATCCCTTCACCGACCATAAGGAACTGCGTGAGGCCGGCTCGCGCATCATCACCCGCGCCGACGGCCCGTTCATCTACGATTCCGAAGGCGCTGAAATCCTCGACGGCATGGCCGGCCTTTGGTGCGTCAATGTCGGCTATGGCCGTGACGAGCTGGCCGACGCCGCCTCCGCCCAGATGAAGGAACTGCCTTACTACAATTCCTTCTTCAAATGCTCGACGCCGACGCCGGTGCTGCTGTCGAAGAAGCTTTCGGAACTGGCGCCAAAGCATGTCGGCCAGGTGTTCTACGGCTCCTCCGGCTCGGAGGCCAACGACACCGCGCTGCGGCTCGTCCGCCACTATTGGGCACTGGAAGGCAAGCCGGAGAAGAACCGCATCATCTCGCGAAAGATGGGCTATCACGGCTCGACGATCGCCGGCACCTCGCTCGGCGGCATGGAGCCGATGCACAAGCAGCTCGGCGGCGCCGTGCCCAACATCGTCCATGTCATGATGCCCTATGCCTATGAGCTGGCGCTGCCCGGCGAAAGCGACCATGATTTTGGCATCCGTGCAGCCAAGGCGGTCGAGGACGCCATTCTCGAAGCCGGCGCCGACAAGGTCGCCGCTTTCATAGGCGAGCCGGTGATGGGCGCCGGCGGGGTGAAAATCCCGCCGATGAGCTACTGGCCGGAAGTGCAGCGCATCTGCCGCAAATACGATGTGCTCTTGATGCTGGATGAGGTGATCACCGGTTATGGCCGCACCGGCGAATGGTTCGCGGCACAGACTTTTGGCGTCGAGCCCGACACCATCACCACCGCCAAGGCGCTGACCTCCGGCTACCAGCCGCTGTCGGCGCTGCTGGTGGGCGACCGCATCGCCTCGACTCTGGTCGGAAAGGGCGGCGAGTTCTATCACGGCTACACCTATTCCGGTCATCCGGTGGCCTGCGCGGTGGCGCTGAAGAACCTTGAGATCATCGAGCGGGAAGGCCTGGTCGAGCGGGTCAGGAACGACACCGGTCCGTATTTCGCGCAGGCGCTGCAGGAGCATATCGCCGGCCACAGGCTGGTCGGCGAGGTGCGCTCGATCGGCCTGATGGGCGCGATCGAGATCGTCAAGGACAAGGCGACCAAGGAGCGTTATTTGCCGTCGGGAAGTGCCGCTGTGATCGTGCGCGACCATGCGATCGCGCAAGGCATGATGCTGCGCGCCACCGGCGACACGATGATCCTGTCGCCGCCGCTGATCTGGACACGCGACACGATCGACATGGCCTGCGAGCGCATTGCCAGGGCGCTCGACCTCGCCGAGGCGGATTTGCGCAAGCGGTAG
- a CDS encoding dimethylsulfonioproprionate lyase family protein, whose translation MPTVFDELLERLHGYLANVDSDLVADTVARIDWDMPSRSLEPRPLDCLRYLDRIAELAPPDIRPVARFVADHRDDFRWGQTYTAADFGQEFIDNYGWLEVFGTRGHFVNDEVAAGLLILGPDIVYPDHHHIAEEIYIPLTGGTEWRMGEGGFHVRAAGEVIHHLSNVSHAMRTGKEPLMALYIWQGGPLAQTSTIRDAVAGGRG comes from the coding sequence GTGCCTACAGTTTTCGATGAGTTGCTGGAGCGCTTGCATGGCTATCTGGCCAATGTCGACAGCGATCTGGTCGCGGATACCGTCGCCCGCATCGACTGGGACATGCCCTCCCGCTCCCTCGAACCTCGCCCGCTCGACTGCCTTCGCTATCTCGACCGGATCGCGGAGCTTGCGCCGCCGGACATCCGGCCTGTGGCGCGGTTCGTGGCGGATCATCGCGACGACTTTCGCTGGGGCCAGACCTATACCGCCGCCGATTTCGGCCAGGAATTCATCGACAATTACGGCTGGCTGGAGGTGTTCGGCACACGCGGGCATTTCGTCAATGACGAAGTCGCGGCAGGCCTGCTGATCCTCGGGCCCGACATCGTCTATCCCGACCATCATCACATCGCCGAGGAGATCTACATCCCGCTGACCGGCGGCACTGAATGGCGCATGGGCGAGGGCGGTTTTCATGTTCGCGCGGCAGGCGAAGTAATCCATCATTTGTCCAACGTCAGCCATGCCATGCGAACGGGCAAGGAGCCGCTGATGGCGCTCTACATCTGGCAGGGCGGGCCACTGGCACAGACATCCACAATACGCGACGCCGTCGCGGGGGGCAGGGGCTGA